From a region of the Balaenoptera musculus isolate JJ_BM4_2016_0621 chromosome 15, mBalMus1.pri.v3, whole genome shotgun sequence genome:
- the MATN4 gene encoding matrilin-4 isoform X1, translating to MRPPPPLAPAAWPSASWARCPRRYLVQLPGRLRPSAPLCGRASELSGRLRAMRGLLCSLLPMLLLLLQPWETQLQFAGPRCRTGPLDLVFVIDSSRSVRPFEFQTMRQFLVGLLRSLDVGPNATRVGVIQYSSQVQSVFPLGTFSRREDMERAIRALVPLAQGTMTGLAIQYTMNVAFSVAEGARPPEARVPRVAVIVTDGRPQDRVAEVAAQARARGIEIYAVGVQRADVASLRAMASPPLDEHVFLVESFDRIQEFGLQFQRRLCRKDLCAEGGHGCQHQCVSSPGTFHCACNPGYRLAADDKSCLALDLCTEGTHGCEHHCVSSPGFYFCRCRAGFVLQQDQRSCRAIDHCSFGNHSCQHECVSTFGGPRCRCRGGYNLLPDGRSCQAQDLCNGVDHGCEFQCVSEGFSYRCLCPERWQLQADGKSCSRCREGHVDLVLLVDGSKSVRPQNFELVKRFVNQIVDFLDVSPEGTRVGLVQFSSRVRTEFPLGRYGTAAEVKQAVLAVEYMERGTMTGLALRHMVEHSFSEAQGARPRALNVPRVGLVFTDGRSQDDVSVWAARAKEEGIVMYAVGVGKAVEEELREIASEPAELHVSYSPDFSTMTHLLENLKGSICPEEGMSAGTELRSPCECESLVEFQGRTLEALESLSQNLAQLTARLEDLENQLATQK from the exons GGCAATGAGGGGGCTTCTATGTTCGCTGCTGCCCATGTTGCTACTCCTTCTCCAGCCCTGGGAAACCCAGCTCCAGTTCGCAG GTCCCAGGTGCCGTACTGGGCCCCTGGATTTGGTGTTCGTGATTGACAGCTCGCGCAGTGTGCGCCCCTTCGAGTTCCAGACGATGCGGCAGTTCCTGGTGGGCCTCCTCCGCAGCTTGGACGTGGGGCCCAACGCCACGCGCGTCGGCGTGATCCAGTATTCGAGTCAAGTGCAGAGCGTCTTCCCACTCGGAACCTTCTCACGCCGCGAGGATATGGAGCGCGCCATCCGCGCTCTAGTGCCACTGGCGCAGGGCACCATGACCGGGCTGGCAATCCAGTACACCATGAACGTGGCCTTCAGTGTGGCCGAGGGCGCGCGCCCGCCGGAGGCGCGCGTGCCTCGCGTCGCTGTCATCGTGACCGACGGGCGGCCCCAGGATCGCGTGGCCGAAGTGGCGGCGCAGGCGCGCGCCCGCGGCATCGAGATCTACGCCGTGGGGGTTCAGCGCGCAGACGTGGCCTCCCTGCGCGCCATGGCGTCTCCCCCGCTGGACGAGCACGTCTTCCTCGTCGAGTCCTTCGACCGTATCCAGGAGTTTGGCCTTCAGTTCCAGCGCCGGCTGTGTC GAAAGGACCTGTGTGCTGAGGGGGGACACGGCTGCCAGCACCAATGTGTCAGCTCCCCCGGCACGTTCCACTGTGCCTGCAACCCCGGCTACCGGCTAGCAGCAGATGACAAGAGCTGTTTGG CCCTCGACCTGTGCACTGAAGGGACCCATGGCTGTGAGCATCACTGCGTCAGCTCCCCGGGCTTCTATTTCTGCCGCTGCCGAGCTGGCTTTGTACTCCAGCAGGACCAGAGGAGCTGCAGGG CCATTGACCACTGCAGCTTTGGGAACCACAGCTGCCAGCATGAGTGTGTTAGCACCTTTGGTGGGCCACGGTGCCGCTGCAGAGGGGGCTACAACTTGCTGCCCGACGGCAGGAGCTGTCAGG CCCAGGACCTTTGCAATGGCGTAGACCATGGGTGCGAGTTCCAGTGCGTGAGTGAGGGCTTCTCCTACCGCTGCCTGTGCCCTGAGCGGTGGCAGCTCCAGGCAGATGGCAAGAGCTGCAGCC GGTGCCGGGAAGGCCACGTGGACCTGGTTCTGCTCGTCGATGGCTCCAAGAGCGTGCGTCCGCAGAACTTCGAGCTGGTGAAGCGCTTCGTGAACCAGATCGTGGACTTCCTGGACGTGTCCCCAGAAGGCACGCGCGTGGGGCTGGTGCAGTTCTCCAGCCGCGTGCGCACCGAGTTCCCACTGGGCCGCTACGGCACGGCGGCCGAGGTGAAGCAGGCGGTCCTGGCTGTGGAGTATATGGAGCGCGGCACCATGACCGGGCTTGCGCTGCGCCACATGGTGGAGCACAGCTTTTCAGAGGCGCAGGGCGCGCGGCCCCGGGCGCTCAACGTGCCCCGCGTGGGCCTGGTCTTCACCGACGGCCGCTCCCAGGATGATGTCTCAGTGTGGGCGGCGCGCGCCAAGGAGGAAG GCATCGTCATGTACGCCGTGGGCGTAGGCAAAGCGGTGGAGGAGGAGCTGCGAGAGATCGCCTCGGAGCCAGCCGAGCTGCACGTGTCCTACTCCCCCGACTTCAGTACCATGACGCACCTGTTGGAGAACCTCAAAGGCAGCATCTGCCCGG AGGAGGGCATGAGCGCGGGGACAGAGCTTCGGAGCCCCTGCGAGTGCGAAAGTCTTGTGGAGTTCCAGGGCCGCACGCTGGAGGCGCTCGAGAGTCTGTCGCAGAATC TGGCCCAGCTGACGGCGCGCCTGGAGGATCTGGAGAACCAACTGGCCACCCAGAAGTGA
- the MATN4 gene encoding matrilin-4 isoform X2 — MRGLLCSLLPMLLLLLQPWETQLQFAGPRCRTGPLDLVFVIDSSRSVRPFEFQTMRQFLVGLLRSLDVGPNATRVGVIQYSSQVQSVFPLGTFSRREDMERAIRALVPLAQGTMTGLAIQYTMNVAFSVAEGARPPEARVPRVAVIVTDGRPQDRVAEVAAQARARGIEIYAVGVQRADVASLRAMASPPLDEHVFLVESFDRIQEFGLQFQRRLCRKDLCAEGGHGCQHQCVSSPGTFHCACNPGYRLAADDKSCLALDLCTEGTHGCEHHCVSSPGFYFCRCRAGFVLQQDQRSCRAIDHCSFGNHSCQHECVSTFGGPRCRCRGGYNLLPDGRSCQAQDLCNGVDHGCEFQCVSEGFSYRCLCPERWQLQADGKSCSRCREGHVDLVLLVDGSKSVRPQNFELVKRFVNQIVDFLDVSPEGTRVGLVQFSSRVRTEFPLGRYGTAAEVKQAVLAVEYMERGTMTGLALRHMVEHSFSEAQGARPRALNVPRVGLVFTDGRSQDDVSVWAARAKEEGIVMYAVGVGKAVEEELREIASEPAELHVSYSPDFSTMTHLLENLKGSICPEEGMSAGTELRSPCECESLVEFQGRTLEALESLSQNLAQLTARLEDLENQLATQK; from the exons ATGAGGGGGCTTCTATGTTCGCTGCTGCCCATGTTGCTACTCCTTCTCCAGCCCTGGGAAACCCAGCTCCAGTTCGCAG GTCCCAGGTGCCGTACTGGGCCCCTGGATTTGGTGTTCGTGATTGACAGCTCGCGCAGTGTGCGCCCCTTCGAGTTCCAGACGATGCGGCAGTTCCTGGTGGGCCTCCTCCGCAGCTTGGACGTGGGGCCCAACGCCACGCGCGTCGGCGTGATCCAGTATTCGAGTCAAGTGCAGAGCGTCTTCCCACTCGGAACCTTCTCACGCCGCGAGGATATGGAGCGCGCCATCCGCGCTCTAGTGCCACTGGCGCAGGGCACCATGACCGGGCTGGCAATCCAGTACACCATGAACGTGGCCTTCAGTGTGGCCGAGGGCGCGCGCCCGCCGGAGGCGCGCGTGCCTCGCGTCGCTGTCATCGTGACCGACGGGCGGCCCCAGGATCGCGTGGCCGAAGTGGCGGCGCAGGCGCGCGCCCGCGGCATCGAGATCTACGCCGTGGGGGTTCAGCGCGCAGACGTGGCCTCCCTGCGCGCCATGGCGTCTCCCCCGCTGGACGAGCACGTCTTCCTCGTCGAGTCCTTCGACCGTATCCAGGAGTTTGGCCTTCAGTTCCAGCGCCGGCTGTGTC GAAAGGACCTGTGTGCTGAGGGGGGACACGGCTGCCAGCACCAATGTGTCAGCTCCCCCGGCACGTTCCACTGTGCCTGCAACCCCGGCTACCGGCTAGCAGCAGATGACAAGAGCTGTTTGG CCCTCGACCTGTGCACTGAAGGGACCCATGGCTGTGAGCATCACTGCGTCAGCTCCCCGGGCTTCTATTTCTGCCGCTGCCGAGCTGGCTTTGTACTCCAGCAGGACCAGAGGAGCTGCAGGG CCATTGACCACTGCAGCTTTGGGAACCACAGCTGCCAGCATGAGTGTGTTAGCACCTTTGGTGGGCCACGGTGCCGCTGCAGAGGGGGCTACAACTTGCTGCCCGACGGCAGGAGCTGTCAGG CCCAGGACCTTTGCAATGGCGTAGACCATGGGTGCGAGTTCCAGTGCGTGAGTGAGGGCTTCTCCTACCGCTGCCTGTGCCCTGAGCGGTGGCAGCTCCAGGCAGATGGCAAGAGCTGCAGCC GGTGCCGGGAAGGCCACGTGGACCTGGTTCTGCTCGTCGATGGCTCCAAGAGCGTGCGTCCGCAGAACTTCGAGCTGGTGAAGCGCTTCGTGAACCAGATCGTGGACTTCCTGGACGTGTCCCCAGAAGGCACGCGCGTGGGGCTGGTGCAGTTCTCCAGCCGCGTGCGCACCGAGTTCCCACTGGGCCGCTACGGCACGGCGGCCGAGGTGAAGCAGGCGGTCCTGGCTGTGGAGTATATGGAGCGCGGCACCATGACCGGGCTTGCGCTGCGCCACATGGTGGAGCACAGCTTTTCAGAGGCGCAGGGCGCGCGGCCCCGGGCGCTCAACGTGCCCCGCGTGGGCCTGGTCTTCACCGACGGCCGCTCCCAGGATGATGTCTCAGTGTGGGCGGCGCGCGCCAAGGAGGAAG GCATCGTCATGTACGCCGTGGGCGTAGGCAAAGCGGTGGAGGAGGAGCTGCGAGAGATCGCCTCGGAGCCAGCCGAGCTGCACGTGTCCTACTCCCCCGACTTCAGTACCATGACGCACCTGTTGGAGAACCTCAAAGGCAGCATCTGCCCGG AGGAGGGCATGAGCGCGGGGACAGAGCTTCGGAGCCCCTGCGAGTGCGAAAGTCTTGTGGAGTTCCAGGGCCGCACGCTGGAGGCGCTCGAGAGTCTGTCGCAGAATC TGGCCCAGCTGACGGCGCGCCTGGAGGATCTGGAGAACCAACTGGCCACCCAGAAGTGA